Proteins encoded within one genomic window of Methanobrevibacter arboriphilus JCM 13429 = DSM 1125:
- a CDS encoding AAA family ATPase, with amino-acid sequence MVTIIKDLKIENNSYSTIAESGNDFLNDLSRINVFIGENNCGKSRFMRSLFLNGENPEINFKTTEEAYEKYIPNIENFINELEEYLKKYTEKYSNYIPSIETILTELQGKLSDEFPKKEIIHLLNKLMEILNNYNINQQAGHYEINHSNRSSEWGDVFENTVFKEITDIINKHKLKIEIFKSNEFFNFQKIYIPILRGLRPLSEEDIYQERTIEDYFNIGTIRENGKLTIFTGLESYDLLKSYAHGDFNERNLIEKYQAYLSENFFDGEEVYLIPKEKDKNIISIKIGNEFERPIYELGDGLQSIINITFPLFLNLKEIEETDNVLVFIEEPEIHLHPALQKKLIKTFEDDIFNNFQFFLTTHSNHFLDNTLTNNNVSVFSFRKKITGSGNEEIPNFSIEKFSFDNYSILDELGVKPSSVLMSNCNIFVEGNIDVSYYNHYLKIHLKELEKKDTIEEGYNYNFTICGGSEMKHVANKLNEREKSRSLFIIDRDDNDNSLEEVLKENECEYHILQSREVENLLKKDVLINALKDFDQIKNNNIQINENFSEKDYQDNEFYEFIKEDILNNAPEFVYKKKNVKKYLLRKSLPLINTKEDLSKEAQSINELICNFISKNND; translated from the coding sequence ATGGTGACAATAATTAAAGATTTAAAGATAGAAAACAATTCTTATTCTACTATTGCCGAAAGTGGTAATGATTTTTTAAATGATTTATCAAGAATAAATGTTTTTATTGGGGAAAACAACTGTGGTAAAAGTCGTTTTATGAGATCTTTATTTTTAAATGGTGAAAATCCTGAAATTAATTTTAAAACTACCGAAGAAGCATATGAAAAATATATTCCCAATATAGAAAATTTTATAAATGAACTTGAAGAGTATTTGAAAAAATACACAGAAAAATATTCTAATTATATACCTTCAATTGAAACAATATTAACAGAATTACAGGGAAAATTATCCGATGAATTTCCAAAAAAGGAGATAATTCATTTATTAAATAAGTTAATGGAAATATTAAACAATTATAATATTAACCAACAAGCAGGACATTATGAAATTAATCATAGTAATAGATCAAGTGAATGGGGAGATGTTTTTGAAAATACGGTTTTTAAGGAAATAACTGATATTATAAACAAGCATAAACTCAAAATTGAAATATTTAAATCCAATGAATTCTTTAATTTTCAAAAAATATATATTCCTATTCTAAGAGGATTGAGACCATTATCTGAAGAAGATATTTACCAAGAAAGAACCATAGAGGATTATTTTAATATAGGCACTATAAGAGAAAATGGAAAATTAACAATATTTACTGGATTAGAATCATATGATTTATTAAAAAGTTATGCGCATGGTGATTTTAATGAAAGAAACCTTATTGAAAAGTATCAGGCATATTTATCTGAAAATTTTTTTGATGGAGAAGAAGTTTACTTAATACCTAAAGAAAAGGATAAAAATATTATATCTATAAAAATTGGAAACGAGTTTGAAAGACCAATTTATGAGTTAGGTGATGGGTTACAATCAATAATTAATATAACTTTTCCGTTGTTTCTAAATTTAAAAGAAATTGAAGAAACAGATAATGTTTTAGTCTTTATTGAGGAACCAGAAATTCACTTACATCCTGCTCTTCAGAAAAAATTAATAAAAACTTTTGAAGATGATATTTTTAATAATTTTCAGTTCTTTTTAACTACACACTCTAACCACTTTTTAGACAATACACTAACTAATAATAATGTATCTGTTTTTTCATTTCGGAAAAAAATAACAGGCTCTGGAAATGAAGAAATACCTAATTTTTCAATAGAAAAATTTTCATTTGATAACTATTCCATTTTAGATGAATTAGGAGTGAAACCTTCTTCAGTACTTATGTCTAACTGTAATATTTTCGTTGAAGGTAACATTGATGTTAGTTACTATAATCATTATTTAAAAATTCATTTAAAAGAATTAGAAAAAAAAGATACTATTGAAGAAGGTTATAATTATAATTTCACTATCTGTGGCGGAAGTGAAATGAAACATGTAGCTAACAAACTAAATGAAAGAGAAAAAAGTAGATCTCTATTTATTATCGATAGAGATGATAATGATAACTCCCTTGAAGAAGTTTTAAAAGAAAATGAGTGTGAATATCATATATTACAATCCCGAGAAGTTGAAAATTTGTTAAAGAAAGATGTTCTTATTAATGCTTTAAAGGATTTTGATCAAATAAAGAATAATAATATTCAAATAAATGAAAACTTTAGTGAAAAAGATTATCAAGACAATGAATTTTATGAATTCATTAAAGAAGATATCTTAAATAATGCTCCTGAATTTGTATATAAAAAGAAAAATGTGAAAAAATATCTTTTAAGAAAGTCACTTCCTCTTATAAATACCAAAGAAGATTTATCTAAAGAAGCTCAAAGCATAAATGAACTCATTTGTAACTTTATTTCAAAAAATAATGATTGA
- a CDS encoding tyrosine-type recombinase/integrase, translating to MISSDIKLKQMFLRKNLSESREHHYIKTLTEMYEITGKTPSELIVEAKEEEQPYLINGVPRIRDIDDRKITSYLYNYYESLLKKNIIDSTINYKLSCIRAFYREYNITLPRPIEINIPPKIIREGDIPNLEDIRLAVDNTSVRNKAILLLMASSGVRSSDMRNFKISDFTNATIDYHNGDSIEDLLDGKYKNVIPCWDFVPIKTKKTNNICMTFNTPEATEYIINYLKTRDNIKEDQPLFMSQYKKALTQHGVIWLFSEINDRWFYRNDEGKRFFHAHALRKFFISTVKHYTSDYKKSKVLSGHAVTRLEIAYEEIRKSVMKEFYCQLIPHLSINKTKINDIKSKEYLDLEDELSYEKLKHDKLRNLLNQQGINENKIEDILNKV from the coding sequence ATGATTTCGAGTGATATTAAACTTAAGCAGATGTTTTTGAGAAAAAACTTGTCTGAGTCTAGGGAACATCATTATATAAAGACTTTAACTGAAATGTATGAGATTACTGGTAAAACACCATCAGAACTTATTGTTGAAGCTAAAGAAGAAGAACAACCATACTTAATTAATGGTGTGCCTCGTATAAGAGATATTGATGATAGAAAAATTACTTCTTATCTTTATAATTATTATGAATCCTTATTAAAAAAGAATATTATTGATTCTACTATTAATTATAAATTAAGTTGTATAAGAGCTTTTTATCGTGAATATAATATAACCCTGCCTCGGCCGATTGAAATTAATATTCCTCCTAAGATTATCAGGGAGGGAGACATTCCAAACCTCGAAGATATTAGGTTGGCTGTTGATAATACTTCAGTAAGGAATAAAGCTATATTATTACTAATGGCTTCATCAGGAGTAAGAAGTAGCGATATGAGAAACTTTAAGATTTCCGATTTTACTAATGCTACTATTGACTATCATAACGGAGATAGTATAGAGGATTTGTTAGATGGAAAGTATAAGAATGTTATTCCTTGTTGGGATTTTGTACCTATTAAAACTAAAAAAACTAATAATATCTGCATGACATTCAACACACCAGAAGCAACCGAATACATAATAAACTACCTAAAAACCAGAGATAATATAAAAGAAGACCAACCTTTATTCATGTCTCAGTATAAAAAAGCTTTAACTCAACATGGTGTAATTTGGTTATTTAGTGAGATTAATGATAGATGGTTCTACCGAAATGATGAAGGCAAAAGATTCTTTCATGCGCATGCATTGAGGAAATTCTTTATTTCAACAGTAAAACATTATACTAGTGATTATAAGAAATCTAAAGTTTTATCAGGTCATGCAGTTACAAGATTAGAAATAGCATATGAGGAAATAAGAAAAAGCGTAATGAAAGAATTTTATTGTCAACTAATACCTCATTTAAGCATTAATAAGACTAAAATAAATGATATTAAGTCTAAAGAATACTTAGATTTAGAAGATGAGTTAAGCTATGAAAAACTAAAGCATGATAAATTGAGAAATTTATTAAATCAGCAAGGAATTAATGAAAATAAAATAGAAGATATATTAAATAAAGTTTAG